One Pleuronectes platessa chromosome 20, fPlePla1.1, whole genome shotgun sequence DNA window includes the following coding sequences:
- the slc35b3 gene encoding adenosine 3'-phospho 5'-phosphosulfate transporter 2, with translation MSAKYGIVSYNSSRKHISISVPSSTEVMSPHIKSVEELRVLGINLSNFSTATQFLICVAGVFLFYLIYGYLQELIFSVEGFKPFGWYLTLIQFGFYSMFGLVELQLTQDKRRRIPGKTYMIIAFLTVGTMGLSNTSLGYLNYPTQVIFKCCKLIPVMIGGVFIQGKRYNLADVSAAVCMSLGLIWFTLADSKVAPSFNVTGVLLISLALCADAAIGNVQEKAMKLHNGSNSEMVLYSYSIGFVYILTGLLCVGGLGTAVAFCSEHPVVTYGYAFFFSLTGYFGISFVLALIKLFGALVAVTVTTGRKAMTIVLSFMFFTKPFTFQYIWGGLLVLFGIFLNVYSKNRDKMKLPSIKDLKSWLLTGKKVQFLSQNV, from the exons ATGAGTGCCAAATATGGCATCGTGAGCTACAACAGTTCACGGAAGCACATTTCCATTTCAGTCCCGTCGTCAACAGAAGTGATGTCACCCCACATAAAGtctgtggaggagctgagggttcTGGGAATCAACCTGAGCAACTTCAGCACTGCTACACAGTTTTTGATTTGTGTGGCTGGAGTTTTCCTCTTTTACCTCATCTACGGATACCTGCAG GAGCTGATATTTTCTGTGGAAGGATTCAAGCCTTTTGGTTGGTACCTCACTCTGATCCAGTTTGGCTTCTACTCCATGTTTGGATTAGTGGAGCTTCAGCTCACACAGGACAAACGCAGAAG GATACCAGGGAAGACCTATATGATCATAGCATTTCTGACAGTTGGAACCATGGGCCTGTCCAATACTTCTCTGGGCTACTTGAACTACCCCACACAGGTCATCTTCAAGTGCTGTAAACTCATACCTGTCATGATTGGAGGAGTGTTCATTCAAG GTAAACGCTATAATCTGGCTGATGTGTCTGCTGCCGTGTGCATGAGTCTTGGACTCATCTGGTTTACACTAGCCGACAGCAAAGTGGCCCCAAGCTTCAACGTCACAG GTGTTCTCCTCATCTCCCTGGCACTGTGTGCAGACGCGGCCATAGGAAACGTGCAGGAGAAAGCCATGAAACTCCACAACGGCTCCAACTCTGAAATG GTGCTGTATTCGTACTCCATCGGTTTTGTCTACATACTGACAGGCCTGCTCTGTGTGGGTGGGCTGGGCACAGCAGTGGCATTCTGCTCAGAG CATCCTGTGGTGACGTATGGTTACgcattcttcttctctctcacgGGTTATTTTGGCATCTCTTTCGTGCTGGCCTTGATCAAGCTGTTTGGTGCCCTGGTCGCAGTCACAG TGACCACCGGGAGAAAGGCCATGACGATCGTGCTTTCCTTCATGTTCTTCACAAAACCTTTCACTTTTCA GTACATCTGGGGCGGCCTTCTGGTGCTGTTCGGCATCTTCCTGAATGTTTACAGTAAAAACAGAGATAAAATGAAGCTGCCCTCCATCAAGGACCTCAAGAGCTGGCTGCTCACTGGAAAGAAAGTTCAATTTCTTTCACAAAATGTATAG